A region from the Acomys russatus chromosome 20, mAcoRus1.1, whole genome shotgun sequence genome encodes:
- the Cd74 gene encoding HLA class II histocompatibility antigen gamma chain isoform X1 — protein MDDQRDLISNHEQTPMLGQRPRAPERCSRGALYTGFSVLVALLLAGQATTAYFLYEQQGRLDKLTVTSQNLQLESLRMKLPKSAKPMSQMRMATPLLMRPMSMERMLHGPVQNATKYGNMTQDHVMHLLMRSGPLTLPQLKGSFPENLKQLKNSLDGMDWKVFESWMKQWLLFELSKNSLEEKLTEIQPKASVLTKCQEEVSHVPDVHPGAFRPKCDENGNYMPLQCHGSTGYCWCVFPNGTEVPHTKSRGRHNCSEPLDPEDLTSGLGVTKQDLGQIML, from the exons ATGGACGATCAGCGTGACCTCATCTCTAACCACGAGCAGACGCCCATGCTGGGCCAGCGCCCTAGAGCCCCagagag GTGCAGCCGCGGAGCCCTGTACACAGGCTTTTCTGTCCTGGTGGCTCTGCTTTTGGCTGGGCAGGCCACCACTGCTTACTTCCTGTACGAGCAGCAAGGCCGGCTCGACAAGCTGACTGTCACCTCCCAGAATCTGCAACTGGAGAGCCTTCGCATGAAGCTTCCTAAAT CGGCCAAACCTATGAGCCAGATGCGGATGGCTACTCCCTTGCTGATGCGGCCAATGTCCATGGAAAGGATGCTGCACGGG CCTGTGCAGAATGCTACCAAGTACGGCAACATGACCCAGGACCATGTGATGCACCTGCTTATG AGATCTGGACCCCTGACATTACCACAGCTGAAGGGAAGCTTCCCAGAGAATCTGAAGCAGCTTAAGAACTCTCTGGATGGAATGGACTGGAAG GTCTTCGAGAGCTGGATGAAACAGTGGCTCTTGTTTGAACTGAGCAAGAACTCCCTGGAGGAGAAGCTCACTGAGATTCAGCCTAAAG CTTCAGTACTGACCAAGTGCCAGGAAGAAGTCAGCCATGTCCCCGATGTCCACCCTGGTGCGTTCCGTCCCAAGTGCGATGAGAACGGTAACTATATGCCACTCCAGTGCCACGGGAGCACTGGCTACTGCTGGTGTGTGTTCCCCAACGGCACTGAGGTCCCTCACACCAAGAGCCGCGGGCGTCATAACTGCAGCG AGCCACTGGACCCGGAGGACCTGACTTCTGGCCTAGGCGTGACCAAGCAGGATCTGGGCCAAA TTATGCTGTGA
- the Cd74 gene encoding HLA class II histocompatibility antigen gamma chain isoform X2: MDDQRDLISNHEQTPMLGQRPRAPERCSRGALYTGFSVLVALLLAGQATTAYFLYEQQGRLDKLTVTSQNLQLESLRMKLPKSAKPMSQMRMATPLLMRPMSMERMLHGPVQNATKYGNMTQDHVMHLLMRSGPLTLPQLKGSFPENLKQLKNSLDGMDWKVFESWMKQWLLFELSKNSLEEKLTEIQPKEPLDPEDLTSGLGVTKQDLGQIML, translated from the exons ATGGACGATCAGCGTGACCTCATCTCTAACCACGAGCAGACGCCCATGCTGGGCCAGCGCCCTAGAGCCCCagagag GTGCAGCCGCGGAGCCCTGTACACAGGCTTTTCTGTCCTGGTGGCTCTGCTTTTGGCTGGGCAGGCCACCACTGCTTACTTCCTGTACGAGCAGCAAGGCCGGCTCGACAAGCTGACTGTCACCTCCCAGAATCTGCAACTGGAGAGCCTTCGCATGAAGCTTCCTAAAT CGGCCAAACCTATGAGCCAGATGCGGATGGCTACTCCCTTGCTGATGCGGCCAATGTCCATGGAAAGGATGCTGCACGGG CCTGTGCAGAATGCTACCAAGTACGGCAACATGACCCAGGACCATGTGATGCACCTGCTTATG AGATCTGGACCCCTGACATTACCACAGCTGAAGGGAAGCTTCCCAGAGAATCTGAAGCAGCTTAAGAACTCTCTGGATGGAATGGACTGGAAG GTCTTCGAGAGCTGGATGAAACAGTGGCTCTTGTTTGAACTGAGCAAGAACTCCCTGGAGGAGAAGCTCACTGAGATTCAGCCTAAAG AGCCACTGGACCCGGAGGACCTGACTTCTGGCCTAGGCGTGACCAAGCAGGATCTGGGCCAAA TTATGCTGTGA